A genomic stretch from Colwellia sp. Arc7-635 includes:
- a CDS encoding PilZ domain-containing protein, producing the protein MNKDFSKYKKIIDNFSGQVLTSDFEARYNAATKNIPKTERFLLKMELKRLAVPCTRLIDLRGHVDGECKAFEHEDRTHYLDSVASRVFTEAYTRYSGYTFGVYEETMNTENNFRVIYQKEKSQLATSLQAEPSKIFEKAQFPAKFYSFGPYHNRSEERMNFAVSIQVSLGNGSSFECTSSDISINGCKFRVNGVKPIKIGQQVTLRFTGLEEEFQFGSDTDFIYEVQNMATIDNIQLIGAKRIVQQKARPDGFVQFLSGFIQGNKRRYKINLDNTISALQSRSFEQYVIPKSNELPVFIEKNDGALAPKYALTCNNNQGLYQYWQDEKRYSTLYCLMTPDRIIRLKKSAALGKTLLVFSFVHKSQGKSYFYTADAEQLAEDLEFMPQFLGFAAAKESFSVIKLSLLDVDPKRAESSLTLSNTMSKQNEYLNTPLSDEVKALLDKTPYIVVASDVTDKENISVYQSLAFDGINTTKLKHFGHKRLSKPFSVDEVGINYRNQRQELRFTYKTPASVKINNVVWEGVSHDFSTSGLKVELDKPTVLAKGDVVYVSFPALQKITSAFDLTGLPYEVMRVNRSKTVLNLRVFVEKHQHIGRKFFKALIDKNREKLTPDEYVMSSPGLAKALRNIYSASSTVPALVVQTSGSRYKTEVIAGGDPKSELMSVMKKFSDHDNYFNLYPIFGHDSVMTNLSVSLKKMQHTDAAISELLYIAINPSAEAVDKAVTIKLATEFGNDTVKQMFIRRALKKGQFFCVMMKLSRAAEPDMGHLHPELSYISAYAIHRGKQIEQDIWSVAGIAQIFDMTQEVLFRYNLAR; encoded by the coding sequence ATGAATAAAGATTTTTCAAAGTATAAAAAAATTATCGATAACTTCAGTGGCCAGGTCTTAACCAGCGACTTTGAAGCTAGGTATAATGCTGCCACAAAAAACATTCCTAAGACTGAACGCTTTCTTTTAAAAATGGAATTAAAGCGCCTAGCGGTGCCATGTACTCGTTTGATAGATTTGCGTGGACATGTCGATGGTGAGTGTAAAGCATTTGAACATGAAGACAGAACACATTATTTAGACAGTGTAGCGAGTCGTGTTTTTACTGAAGCTTATACTCGCTACAGTGGTTATACCTTTGGTGTTTATGAAGAAACAATGAACACCGAGAATAACTTTAGAGTTATTTATCAAAAAGAAAAAAGCCAGCTAGCGACGAGCTTGCAAGCCGAGCCCAGCAAAATTTTTGAAAAAGCACAATTTCCTGCAAAATTTTATAGCTTTGGCCCTTACCATAACCGTAGCGAAGAACGGATGAACTTTGCGGTTTCGATTCAAGTTTCTTTAGGTAACGGTTCTAGCTTTGAGTGTACAAGCTCAGATATTAGTATTAATGGCTGCAAATTTCGAGTGAACGGCGTTAAGCCGATTAAAATAGGGCAACAAGTCACCCTACGCTTTACGGGTCTAGAAGAAGAGTTTCAATTTGGTAGTGATACTGACTTTATCTATGAAGTTCAGAATATGGCGACCATAGATAATATACAGTTGATTGGTGCAAAACGGATTGTTCAACAAAAGGCCCGTCCAGATGGTTTTGTGCAATTTCTCTCAGGCTTTATCCAAGGAAATAAACGTCGCTATAAAATCAACTTAGACAACACTATTAGTGCCTTACAATCACGTAGTTTTGAACAATATGTGATCCCAAAGTCTAACGAATTACCTGTTTTTATAGAAAAAAATGACGGTGCGCTAGCACCTAAATATGCACTAACCTGTAATAATAACCAAGGTCTTTATCAATATTGGCAAGATGAGAAGCGCTACTCAACCTTATATTGTTTAATGACACCTGATCGCATTATTCGCCTTAAGAAATCAGCGGCGCTTGGTAAAACACTTTTGGTGTTTAGCTTTGTTCATAAAAGTCAGGGTAAATCCTATTTTTATACTGCCGATGCAGAGCAATTGGCTGAAGATTTAGAGTTTATGCCGCAATTTTTAGGTTTTGCTGCAGCGAAAGAAAGCTTTTCGGTGATCAAGTTATCTTTGTTGGATGTCGACCCTAAGCGAGCTGAGTCGTCTTTAACTCTATCAAATACCATGTCTAAACAAAATGAGTATTTAAACACACCTTTATCTGACGAAGTTAAGGCGCTATTAGACAAAACACCTTATATAGTGGTTGCAAGTGACGTTACCGATAAAGAAAATATATCGGTATACCAATCGTTAGCTTTTGACGGCATTAACACGACAAAACTGAAACACTTTGGTCATAAACGTCTAAGTAAGCCTTTTAGTGTTGATGAAGTTGGAATAAATTATCGAAATCAACGGCAAGAATTGCGTTTCACTTATAAAACGCCAGCCAGTGTTAAAATTAATAACGTTGTCTGGGAAGGTGTTTCACATGATTTCTCTACTTCTGGATTAAAAGTAGAGTTAGATAAACCAACCGTCTTAGCAAAAGGTGATGTTGTTTATGTCAGCTTCCCAGCATTACAGAAAATCACATCAGCGTTTGATTTAACGGGTTTACCTTACGAGGTTATGCGCGTTAACCGTTCGAAAACCGTGCTTAATTTGCGTGTTTTTGTGGAAAAGCATCAACATATTGGGCGTAAATTCTTTAAAGCCTTGATTGATAAAAATCGTGAAAAACTCACCCCTGATGAATACGTTATGTCTAGCCCTGGTTTAGCTAAAGCATTACGTAATATTTATAGTGCCAGTTCAACGGTGCCAGCGCTTGTTGTGCAAACAAGTGGTAGTCGATATAAAACTGAGGTTATAGCCGGCGGCGATCCTAAAAGTGAACTAATGTCGGTGATGAAAAAGTTTAGTGATCACGATAACTACTTTAATTTATATCCCATATTTGGTCATGATAGCGTGATGACAAATTTGAGCGTCAGTTTAAAGAAAATGCAACATACTGATGCGGCAATTTCAGAGCTACTTTATATTGCGATTAATCCTAGCGCAGAGGCTGTAGACAAAGCGGTTACGATTAAACTTGCGACAGAGTTTGGTAATGATACCGTCAAACAAATGTTTATTCGCCGAGCTTTGAAAAAAGGTCAATTCTTTTGTGTGATGATGAAGTTATCGCGCGCTGCAGAGCCTGACATGGGTCACCTTCACCCAGAGTTAAGTTACATCAGTGCTTATGCGATTCATCGTGGTAAACAAATTGAACAAGATATTTGGAGTGTCGCGGGTATTGCGCAAATTTTTGATATGACTCAAGAAGTGCTTTTTCGTTATAACTTAGCACGTTAA
- the serB gene encoding phosphoserine phosphatase SerB, giving the protein MSIQKQSISLAKIEHLTLAQWLPIDSTSHETLITFDKAQQSFALLENSSSSKKTSNTTSTELVVFADMTLLTFAALLSHCEISLQCLSKINQRNNLVSYRFDVQVEDLMQARNRLAAFNIAEKVESALLVNAPSLSQPGLLVMDMDSTTIKIECIDEIAALAGVGEEVAAVTEQAMLGQLDFGQSLHQRVAKLSNAPESILAQVALNIPLMEGLEVLVSALKEHNWRVAIASGGFTYFAEHLKHMLSLDAAFANVLEISHQHLTGKVLGNIIDAQAKADCLLQLQEEFNIAATQTVAMGDGANDLVMMAAAHLGVAFHAKPLVLAQADACITTLGLDCLLHWLK; this is encoded by the coding sequence GTGAGTATTCAAAAACAGTCAATCTCTTTAGCGAAGATAGAACATTTAACTTTAGCTCAATGGTTACCCATTGACTCAACCTCGCACGAAACATTGATAACTTTTGATAAGGCACAACAAAGTTTCGCTTTACTTGAAAACAGTAGTTCATCAAAAAAAACATCAAACACAACCAGCACCGAGCTTGTTGTTTTTGCTGATATGACGCTGCTAACGTTTGCAGCTTTACTCAGTCATTGTGAGATCAGCTTGCAATGCCTAAGTAAAATTAATCAACGAAATAACCTTGTAAGCTATCGTTTCGATGTCCAGGTCGAAGATCTCATGCAGGCACGTAACCGTCTTGCTGCTTTCAATATTGCAGAAAAAGTAGAATCGGCGCTATTAGTTAATGCTCCGTCACTTTCACAGCCCGGCTTGTTAGTTATGGACATGGATTCAACCACCATAAAAATTGAATGTATTGACGAAATAGCAGCATTAGCAGGTGTAGGTGAAGAAGTTGCCGCGGTGACAGAACAAGCAATGTTAGGACAACTAGATTTTGGACAAAGTTTACATCAACGTGTCGCTAAATTAAGTAATGCGCCTGAAAGTATATTAGCGCAGGTTGCCCTTAATATACCGTTAATGGAAGGCTTAGAAGTCTTAGTATCGGCACTGAAAGAGCATAATTGGCGTGTTGCTATTGCATCTGGAGGCTTTACTTACTTTGCCGAACATTTAAAACACATGCTATCGCTTGATGCCGCTTTCGCCAACGTACTCGAAATTAGCCATCAACACTTAACCGGAAAAGTTTTAGGCAACATTATTGACGCACAAGCAAAAGCTGATTGTTTATTACAATTACAAGAAGAATTTAATATTGCTGCAACACAAACCGTTGCTATGGGCGATGGTGCGAACGATTTAGTGATGATGGCCGCTGCACATTTAGGTGTTGCCTTTCATGCTAAACCTTTGGTGCTAGCACAAGCGGATGCTTGTATAACAACCTTAGGTCTTGATTGTTTACTGCACTGGCTTAAGTAG
- a CDS encoding HDOD domain-containing protein: MKILLIDNNDNQLLELKQELHKSRAQFAHVTGLNAAVSALSQHQFNVVICAAMVDNSKGSAIFEMIAKKFPAIVRILIDSNEQQEQSAVHYCFAKPLACQTIIKTITQLSNNNQAITKDIIVKTIANIKVLPSPPKVYMQLNAILKASNTDSQKIAQIIQQDPALTAKVLQFSNNTFATGTKPMMNISDAITKMGIDTLCCIVMTAELFSYKPDIKNFSILDEQLHSLATAKLAASMVKQELKQDAMIAGLLHDIGKVVLYEVNEKSTALFFMHRINDDDNIALENKIFASDHSHVGGYLLHTWGFSYQIIEAVVLHHQPEKLLLKSFGIAQAVYLANILVRKQTPNEAFIEHYKLSGVIDALTRRAEKLM, from the coding sequence ATGAAAATATTACTCATTGATAATAACGATAATCAGTTACTTGAACTTAAGCAGGAGCTGCATAAGTCTAGGGCACAGTTTGCTCATGTAACGGGCTTAAATGCTGCTGTTTCGGCACTTTCACAGCATCAGTTTAACGTTGTTATATGTGCAGCAATGGTCGACAACAGCAAAGGGAGTGCTATTTTTGAAATGATAGCTAAAAAATTCCCTGCTATTGTTCGTATATTGATCGACAGTAATGAACAGCAAGAGCAAAGCGCTGTTCATTACTGCTTTGCAAAACCATTAGCTTGCCAGACTATTATTAAGACCATTACCCAGCTGTCTAACAACAATCAAGCAATCACGAAAGATATTATTGTCAAAACCATTGCCAATATAAAAGTACTGCCAAGTCCACCTAAAGTTTATATGCAGCTCAACGCTATTTTAAAAGCAAGTAATACAGACTCGCAAAAAATAGCGCAAATTATTCAGCAAGATCCAGCACTGACGGCAAAAGTACTACAGTTTTCGAATAACACCTTCGCCACTGGCACAAAGCCAATGATGAATATTAGCGATGCGATTACTAAAATGGGTATAGATACTTTATGCTGCATCGTCATGACGGCTGAGCTATTTTCTTATAAACCTGACATAAAAAACTTTTCCATTCTTGACGAGCAATTGCATTCACTAGCAACAGCAAAGCTTGCTGCTTCGATGGTTAAACAGGAGCTAAAACAAGATGCTATGATTGCAGGCTTGCTGCATGACATAGGAAAAGTGGTGCTGTATGAAGTTAATGAGAAATCTACTGCATTATTCTTTATGCATCGTATCAATGATGATGACAATATTGCTTTAGAAAATAAAATATTCGCTAGCGATCATAGCCATGTTGGTGGTTATTTATTGCATACTTGGGGCTTTTCGTACCAAATCATTGAAGCGGTTGTTTTGCATCATCAGCCGGAAAAGCTATTACTTAAGAGTTTTGGTATTGCACAAGCGGTTTACCTGGCAAATATACTCGTTCGAAAACAAACACCTAATGAAGCGTTTATTGAGCACTATAAATTATCTGGTGTTATTGATGCTTTAACGAGGCGTGCTGAAAAATTAATGTAG
- the argS gene encoding arginine--tRNA ligase, which translates to MNISNILSEKVSAAMVAAGLPEGTNPAISLSNRANFGDYQANGVMGAAKKLKTNPRELATKVVDALDLSGIAEKVELAGPGFINIHLDKSWLAAQLNQISNDKNLGVSQAVTPQNVVVDYSAPNLAKEMHVGHLRSTIIGDAVVRALEFRGEHVIRQNHMGDWGTQFGMLLAHLSDKLASNEVAETALSDLENFYREAKVRFDNEDGFADRARDYVVKLQGGDAQCATLWQQFIDISISHSEDIYKKLNVTLARKDIMGESAYNDDLSNVIDELMAQKIAVEDQGAKVVFINEMANKDGDPSVFIVQKSGGGYLYATTDLSACRYRSGKLKADRIIIFTDARQGLHFKQVEIVARKAGFLPEHVAYDHCPFGMMMGDDGTPFKTRTGGTIKLAELLDEAIVRAATLIKEKNPDITDADLAEISEKVGIGAVKFADLSKNRTSDYIFNWKTMLSFEGATAPYLQYAYSRIQSIFTKANFSADSMQDIAIIEPQEKALAMKLLQLENVINSVISECTPNLLCNYLYELASLYMSFYEACPILKDDIAADVKQSRLALSYMIANTMKQGLDILGIDVMERM; encoded by the coding sequence ATGAATATTAGTAACATCCTAAGTGAGAAAGTTAGCGCTGCTATGGTCGCAGCAGGTTTACCTGAAGGGACAAACCCAGCGATAAGTTTATCAAATCGAGCAAATTTCGGTGATTACCAAGCAAACGGTGTTATGGGTGCGGCTAAAAAATTAAAAACCAACCCACGCGAGTTAGCAACAAAGGTTGTTGATGCCCTTGATTTAAGCGGTATTGCCGAAAAAGTTGAATTAGCTGGTCCTGGTTTTATTAATATTCATTTAGATAAAAGTTGGTTAGCAGCACAATTAAACCAAATATCAAATGACAAAAATTTAGGTGTAAGCCAGGCAGTAACACCACAAAATGTTGTTGTTGATTACTCTGCACCAAATTTAGCCAAAGAAATGCACGTTGGCCATTTGCGCTCTACCATTATTGGTGATGCCGTTGTTCGTGCGCTTGAATTTCGTGGTGAGCATGTTATCCGCCAAAATCACATGGGTGATTGGGGTACGCAATTTGGTATGTTGTTAGCACATTTAAGCGATAAACTAGCATCTAATGAAGTGGCTGAAACTGCCCTGTCAGATTTAGAAAATTTTTACCGTGAAGCAAAAGTTCGTTTTGATAACGAAGATGGCTTTGCTGACCGTGCTCGTGATTACGTGGTAAAACTGCAAGGTGGTGATGCCCAATGTGCGACACTTTGGCAACAGTTTATTGATATTTCAATTAGCCACAGTGAAGACATCTACAAGAAATTGAATGTCACGTTAGCCCGTAAAGATATCATGGGTGAAAGTGCCTACAACGATGATTTATCAAATGTTATTGATGAATTAATGGCACAAAAAATTGCCGTTGAAGATCAAGGTGCTAAAGTTGTTTTTATCAACGAAATGGCGAATAAAGACGGCGATCCTTCGGTATTCATCGTACAAAAATCAGGTGGTGGTTATTTATATGCGACAACCGACCTTTCAGCATGTCGCTACCGCAGCGGAAAATTAAAAGCTGATCGTATCATTATTTTTACTGATGCTCGTCAAGGTTTACATTTTAAACAAGTTGAAATTGTTGCCCGCAAAGCTGGTTTTTTACCTGAACATGTTGCTTATGATCACTGTCCGTTCGGCATGATGATGGGTGATGATGGTACCCCTTTTAAAACGCGTACTGGTGGTACAATTAAACTGGCTGAATTACTTGATGAAGCTATTGTTCGTGCAGCGACGTTGATCAAAGAAAAGAATCCAGATATTACTGATGCTGACTTAGCTGAAATTTCAGAGAAAGTAGGTATTGGCGCGGTTAAATTTGCTGATTTATCTAAAAATCGTACCAGTGATTATATTTTCAACTGGAAAACAATGCTGAGTTTTGAAGGCGCAACAGCACCTTACTTACAATATGCTTACTCTCGCATTCAAAGTATTTTTACTAAAGCTAATTTCTCAGCCGATAGCATGCAAGATATAGCCATCATTGAACCACAAGAAAAAGCACTCGCAATGAAATTATTGCAGTTAGAAAATGTGATCAACTCAGTGATCAGCGAATGTACACCTAACTTACTGTGTAACTACTTATATGAACTCGCTAGCCTTTACATGAGTTTTTACGAAGCCTGTCCGATATTAAAAGATGATATTGCAGCTGATGTAAAACAATCACGATTAGCGCTAAGCTACATGATTGCCAACACCATGAAGCAAGGCTTAGATATTTTAGGCATTGATGTCATGGAACGTATGTAA
- the radA gene encoding DNA repair protein RadA: MAKVAKLEFVCTDCGMNYPRWQGQCRCGAWNTLVEMKIPANQSKNPSKSRTSSGGYAGGTGGGSKKIDEVETTEAEKQLTGIGELDRVLCGGVTTGSVNIISGDPGAGKTTLLSDLVARMSKLMPSLYCTAEESLSQFKNRVQRLKLDYNADELYLLSETSVEAIIEELHEKKIKFAVIDSIQAVVTENANGSPGSPSQVKSAAQALTQYCKQNNVTMFLIAHVNKNNEIAGPQTLVHIVDALLHIDTNDGQIRTLRANKNRFGDIDTVGIFKMCEKGMLSVDNPSEIFLSGSSTESPGSAITCIRKGNRNLLLEIQCLTTETEAEFPQRVCVGLNMNRIKMLTGILRKHTKTKIYHDTFFNIIGGLKIDESETCIDLALVTALLSSLNEFVIPRTTCIMGELSLNGDVRPIDSGVPRVKEASQHGFTEIFIPFRNYHKSMEGLGARIVPVKTIHELIELIK, encoded by the coding sequence ATGGCAAAAGTAGCAAAATTAGAATTTGTTTGTACCGATTGTGGAATGAACTACCCTCGCTGGCAAGGGCAATGTCGATGTGGCGCATGGAACACTTTAGTTGAAATGAAAATTCCCGCTAACCAAAGTAAAAATCCAAGCAAAAGTCGAACATCCTCAGGCGGTTATGCAGGTGGTACTGGTGGCGGTTCGAAGAAAATTGACGAAGTTGAAACCACAGAAGCTGAAAAACAGTTAACCGGTATAGGCGAACTTGATCGCGTGCTGTGCGGTGGTGTAACCACAGGCTCTGTTAATATTATTTCAGGCGACCCTGGTGCAGGTAAAACGACATTACTGTCTGACTTAGTTGCTCGCATGTCAAAATTAATGCCTTCTCTTTACTGTACCGCAGAAGAAAGTCTTTCGCAGTTCAAAAACAGGGTGCAACGTTTAAAGCTTGATTATAATGCAGACGAACTTTATTTATTATCTGAAACAAGTGTTGAAGCTATTATTGAAGAATTGCACGAAAAGAAGATAAAATTTGCGGTTATTGACTCGATTCAAGCCGTAGTAACTGAAAATGCCAATGGTAGCCCTGGTTCACCATCACAAGTAAAAAGCGCCGCTCAAGCCTTAACCCAATACTGTAAACAAAATAACGTCACTATGTTTCTTATTGCTCACGTTAATAAGAACAATGAAATTGCTGGCCCGCAAACCTTAGTGCATATTGTTGATGCCTTATTACATATCGACACTAATGATGGTCAAATACGTACATTAAGAGCAAACAAGAACCGTTTTGGTGATATTGACACCGTAGGTATCTTTAAAATGTGCGAAAAAGGTATGCTCAGTGTTGATAACCCTAGCGAAATATTTTTATCGGGTTCAAGCACAGAGTCTCCAGGTTCAGCCATCACCTGTATACGAAAAGGTAACAGAAACTTATTATTGGAAATCCAGTGTTTAACAACTGAAACCGAAGCTGAATTTCCTCAACGAGTATGTGTTGGCCTTAATATGAATCGTATTAAAATGCTAACCGGGATTTTACGTAAACATACTAAAACCAAAATTTATCACGATACTTTCTTCAACATTATTGGCGGATTAAAAATCGATGAGTCTGAAACCTGTATCGATTTAGCATTAGTAACTGCCCTGTTAAGCAGCTTAAATGAGTTTGTTATCCCACGAACAACCTGCATCATGGGTGAGCTAAGTTTGAATGGTGATGTGCGCCCTATTGACAGCGGCGTACCGCGAGTAAAAGAAGCATCGCAGCATGGATTTACCGAGATATTTATCCCTTTTCGTAATTACCATAAATCGATGGAAGGTTTAGGCGCAAGAATAGTCCCAGTGAAAACAATACATGAGCTAATTGAGCTAATTAAGTAA
- a CDS encoding TatD family hydrolase, which yields MTDTLHFTDSHCHLDFDALSHDLPNLLLQCQQAHIHHIVIPSIGPKNWHKVLELANKHSSEHLALHPCLGVHPWFLNDLAADSLNILEQLVKQHRDSIVAIGEAGIDGVIDKEQHNLAAQTLVFERQLSLAKDHHLPIIVHHRKSHQLIVPMLRQKQLAQGGIIHAFSGSYQQACQYIDLGFKLGIGGTITYPRAEKTLKAVKKLPLESLVLETDAPAMPLYGYQGEDNSPLQVTKVFEALVSIRTESPEEIAHALELNIRNVLPNLTR from the coding sequence ATGACAGATACTTTGCATTTTACCGACAGCCATTGCCACCTTGATTTCGACGCTTTAAGTCATGATTTACCCAACTTACTCCTACAATGTCAACAAGCCCACATTCATCATATTGTTATTCCGAGCATAGGTCCAAAAAATTGGCATAAAGTACTCGAGCTTGCCAATAAACATAGTTCTGAGCACCTAGCCCTACACCCTTGCTTAGGTGTACATCCCTGGTTTCTCAATGATTTAGCAGCCGATAGTCTTAACATTTTAGAGCAACTAGTAAAGCAACACCGAGATAGTATTGTTGCCATTGGCGAAGCGGGAATTGATGGTGTCATCGATAAAGAGCAGCATAATTTGGCAGCACAAACATTGGTTTTTGAGCGACAACTTAGCCTAGCAAAAGATCACCATTTACCTATTATTGTTCATCATCGTAAGTCGCATCAGCTTATTGTCCCGATGTTGAGACAAAAGCAATTAGCTCAAGGCGGGATTATCCATGCGTTTTCAGGAAGTTATCAACAAGCCTGCCAGTATATTGATTTAGGTTTTAAGCTCGGGATCGGTGGAACAATTACTTATCCAAGAGCAGAAAAAACCTTAAAAGCTGTAAAGAAATTGCCCTTGGAAAGTTTGGTACTTGAAACCGATGCCCCTGCCATGCCTTTATATGGTTATCAAGGAGAGGACAACTCACCACTACAAGTGACAAAGGTATTTGAAGCGCTTGTCAGTATCCGTACTGAGTCTCCAGAAGAAATAGCTCATGCACTCGAGTTAAATATAAGAAATGTTTTGCCTAATTTAACTCGTTAA
- a CDS encoding AhpA/YtjB family protein translates to MKQIEQPLYPKLSPIYNKILQLLSAIVLIVLLMNFWVNSRDLQQLQIQDHANKMGKLYLAQAAMSAMPYLTLDQNQLQKYADTLAAQPVVKHVQIYDMTGQEIASSAQVESINDLFGITVNKVNQIDDIVPFVQELRAEELQGYIRLSLYRTILADELADNSRAQYDIMRLFLIVAGFIGFLLTRGLNRFSRQGFRPPKPRRYGA, encoded by the coding sequence ATGAAGCAAATAGAACAGCCTTTATACCCTAAATTATCACCGATTTATAATAAAATATTGCAATTACTTAGTGCGATTGTGTTGATTGTGCTTTTAATGAATTTTTGGGTGAATAGTCGTGACTTGCAGCAACTGCAAATTCAAGATCATGCGAATAAAATGGGTAAGCTTTACTTAGCGCAAGCAGCAATGAGTGCTATGCCGTATTTGACACTTGATCAAAACCAGTTGCAAAAATATGCTGACACGTTAGCAGCACAGCCGGTGGTAAAACATGTCCAAATTTATGATATGACCGGGCAAGAAATAGCAAGTTCAGCACAAGTAGAGTCTATTAATGATCTTTTTGGCATAACTGTTAATAAAGTAAATCAAATAGATGATATTGTGCCTTTTGTACAGGAACTGCGTGCAGAAGAATTACAAGGGTATATTCGCCTCTCACTTTATCGCACCATACTTGCTGATGAGCTGGCAGATAATAGTCGTGCTCAGTACGATATTATGCGTTTGTTTCTGATTGTTGCTGGTTTCATTGGCTTTCTTTTAACGCGTGGTTTAAATCGCTTTAGTCGACAAGGCTTTAGACCTCCAAAACCTCGGCGTTACGGGGCTTAA